One window of Chloroflexota bacterium genomic DNA carries:
- the miaA gene encoding tRNA (adenosine(37)-N6)-dimethylallyltransferase MiaA, producing the protein MLTPESAPRIVVLTGPTGTGKTALAVQLVERFGGEVVSIDSRQIYKYLDIGTAKPTPEELARAPHHLIDYVDPATSFSVTQYREDADRVLLEFAAKGKIAWVVGGSWHYIQAVVDRIEPPQVPPNPELRAELEREAAEHGPEALYAHLLALDPASAASIERRNVRRMVRALEVTITLGRPFSEVGQVRGTPLPAVRLVLSMPRPEIYRRVDLRVDAMIAAGWLDEARSLLARGYDETLPSISSHGYREMVAVAKGRMTLEEAAQKTKWAIHAYVRRQTGWLKSQPGYHWLEAGPSALDDASALAEPFLSGR; encoded by the coding sequence GTGTTGACGCCCGAATCCGCCCCGAGGATCGTCGTGCTGACCGGCCCGACCGGGACCGGCAAGACCGCGCTGGCCGTGCAGCTGGTCGAGCGGTTCGGCGGCGAGGTCGTGTCCATCGACTCGCGCCAGATCTACAAGTACCTCGACATCGGCACCGCCAAGCCGACGCCCGAGGAGCTGGCCCGCGCGCCGCATCACCTGATCGACTACGTGGATCCGGCCACGTCCTTCTCGGTGACCCAGTACCGCGAAGATGCCGACCGGGTGCTGCTGGAGTTTGCCGCGAAGGGCAAGATCGCGTGGGTGGTGGGCGGCTCGTGGCACTATATCCAGGCCGTCGTCGACCGGATCGAGCCGCCGCAGGTGCCGCCGAACCCGGAACTGCGCGCCGAGCTTGAACGGGAGGCCGCCGAGCACGGCCCGGAGGCGCTCTACGCCCACCTGCTGGCGCTCGACCCGGCCTCCGCTGCCAGCATCGAGCGGCGCAACGTGCGGCGGATGGTGCGGGCGCTGGAAGTGACGATCACGCTCGGCCGGCCGTTCTCGGAGGTCGGGCAGGTGCGGGGGACGCCGCTGCCGGCCGTCCGGCTGGTGCTCTCGATGCCCCGCCCGGAGATCTACCGTCGGGTCGATCTGCGCGTAGACGCGATGATCGCGGCCGGCTGGCTGGACGAGGCACGTAGCCTGCTGGCGCGCGGCTATGACGAGACGTTGCCATCGATCTCGTCGCATGGCTATCGCGAGATGGTGGCCGTCGCGAAGGGGCGGATGACCCTGGAAGAGGCGGCCCAGAAGACCAAATGGGCGATCCACGCCTACGTGCGCCGCCAGACGGGCTGGCTCAAGTCGCAGCCGGGCTACCACTGGCTGGAAGCTGGCCCGAGCGCCCTGGATGACGCCTCAGCCCTGGCCGAGCCGTTCCTGTCGGGCCGCTGA
- a CDS encoding polyprenyl synthetase family protein: MSTLDARLDDLIRQIDGWMRPYVEQTGGPADRFYQMMAYHHGWVNADGSPLSPPARTGKRIRPILAILACEAYGGEAEDARGPAVAIELIHNFSLVHDDIQDVSDQRHNRDTIWKLWGPAQGINVGDALFALAQVALVEGTATHPRLADGVLLLNRTCVRLVEGQYLDLAMESAADVTYDQYEAMISRKTAALLSCSAALGAWAAGAPSDAIQRISDCIRELGIAFQLQDDLLGVWGDPKITGKPARDDVRSRKKALPMVQLVATATGSLRAELLQILHAAETPDEPTVDQLVGWMDEMGVHARVTQMVHERFDRAERLLGEAVPAGQDGPMRELFAKLRVRDY; this comes from the coding sequence GTGTCTACGCTTGATGCGCGACTCGACGACCTGATTCGCCAGATCGACGGCTGGATGCGCCCCTACGTCGAGCAGACCGGTGGCCCGGCCGATCGGTTCTACCAGATGATGGCGTATCACCACGGCTGGGTGAACGCTGACGGCTCGCCGCTCAGCCCGCCAGCCCGCACCGGCAAGCGGATTCGCCCGATCCTCGCCATTCTGGCCTGCGAGGCGTACGGTGGCGAAGCCGAGGATGCGCGCGGACCGGCCGTCGCCATCGAGCTGATTCACAACTTCTCGCTGGTGCACGACGACATTCAGGACGTCAGCGACCAGCGCCACAACCGTGACACCATCTGGAAGCTGTGGGGGCCGGCCCAGGGCATCAATGTCGGGGACGCGCTCTTTGCGCTGGCCCAGGTGGCCCTGGTGGAAGGCACGGCGACGCACCCGCGCCTCGCGGACGGCGTGCTGCTGCTGAATCGCACCTGTGTGCGGCTGGTCGAGGGCCAGTACCTCGACCTCGCGATGGAGTCCGCCGCCGACGTCACCTACGACCAGTACGAGGCGATGATCTCCCGCAAGACGGCGGCGCTGCTCTCCTGCTCGGCGGCCCTCGGCGCGTGGGCCGCCGGCGCCCCGTCCGACGCGATCCAGCGGATCAGCGACTGCATCCGCGAACTGGGCATCGCCTTCCAGCTGCAGGACGATCTGCTCGGCGTCTGGGGCGATCCGAAGATCACGGGCAAGCCGGCCCGCGACGATGTTCGCAGCCGCAAGAAGGCGCTGCCGATGGTGCAGCTCGTTGCGACGGCCACTGGCTCGCTGCGCGCTGAGCTGCTCCAGATCCTGCATGCCGCCGAGACGCCAGACGAGCCGACGGTCGACCAACTGGTCGGCTGGATGGACGAGATGGGCGTGCACGCGCGGGTCACGCAGATGGTGCACGAGCGGTTCGACCGCGCCGAGCGGCTGCTGGGCGAGGCCGTGCCGGCCGGGCAGGACGGCCCGATGCGCGAGCTGTTCGCGAAGCTACGGGTGCGCGACTACTAG
- the aspS gene encoding aspartate--tRNA ligase translates to MRRTHTCGQVSAADVGRRVLLQGWLHRSRDHGGLIFSDLRDRSGLVQLVFNPDRAAEAHALASECRAEYVLEVEGEVSRRPPGTENPSLATGEIEILADRLTVLNPSQPLPFSVADDSDVDEQVRLRYRYLDLRRPKMAQNLVLRHKVVKHIRDFLDAEGFLEVETPVLMKSTPEGARDYLVPSRLRPGEFYALPQSPQQLKQLLMVAGVDRYFQVARCFRDEDLRADRQPEFTQLDLEMSFVDQDDILDVIERLFTSLTASLTDFTVDKPFTRLTYRQAMDRYGDDKPDLRFGMEIVDLSDIARGSSFGVFRSAVEGGGVVRAIVAPGAAGFSRRQLSELEEMAKSFGAGGLAWAAFSADGVRSSFARNLGEGEIDAIRAAGKIGDGDLLLVVAGDYAMACNVLGRLRNELGARLGLIDESRMAYGFITEFPYFEADDNGGVTFVHHPFTMPWEEDIPFIESDPLRVRAKAYDLIANGFELASGSIRIHRQDIQQAVFRALGLNAEQIETRFGHMLRAFELGAPPHGGIAPGIDRLVMLLARERSIREVIAFPKNQSAADLMMGAPSPVEETQLRDLGLALRPQSGR, encoded by the coding sequence GTGCGAAGAACACATACATGCGGTCAGGTCAGCGCGGCCGACGTCGGTCGCCGGGTCCTTCTCCAGGGTTGGCTTCATCGGAGCCGCGATCATGGCGGGTTGATCTTCAGCGACCTGCGGGATCGGTCTGGCCTGGTGCAGCTCGTGTTCAACCCGGATCGTGCAGCCGAGGCGCACGCGCTCGCCAGCGAGTGCCGCGCCGAGTACGTCCTCGAGGTCGAAGGCGAGGTCAGCCGTCGTCCACCGGGCACGGAGAACCCGAGTCTGGCAACCGGCGAGATCGAGATCCTGGCCGACCGTCTGACGGTCCTCAATCCATCGCAGCCGCTGCCGTTCTCGGTGGCCGACGACAGCGATGTGGACGAGCAGGTTCGCCTTCGCTACCGCTACCTCGACCTCCGCCGTCCGAAGATGGCGCAGAACCTCGTGCTGCGGCACAAGGTCGTCAAGCACATCCGCGATTTCCTGGACGCTGAGGGCTTCCTCGAAGTCGAGACGCCGGTCCTGATGAAGAGTACGCCGGAAGGCGCGCGCGACTACCTCGTGCCGAGCCGCCTGCGGCCGGGCGAGTTCTACGCGCTGCCGCAGTCGCCCCAGCAGCTCAAGCAGCTGCTGATGGTCGCTGGCGTGGACCGCTACTTCCAGGTCGCCCGCTGTTTCCGCGACGAAGACCTTCGCGCCGATCGGCAGCCAGAGTTCACCCAGCTCGACCTGGAGATGAGCTTCGTCGATCAGGATGACATCCTCGACGTGATCGAGCGCTTGTTCACCAGCCTGACCGCGTCGCTGACCGATTTCACGGTCGACAAGCCGTTCACCCGTCTGACCTACCGGCAGGCGATGGACCGCTACGGCGACGACAAGCCCGATCTCCGCTTCGGCATGGAGATCGTCGATCTCTCGGACATCGCGCGGGGCAGCAGCTTCGGCGTGTTCCGGTCGGCGGTCGAGGGCGGGGGCGTGGTGCGCGCCATCGTCGCGCCGGGCGCGGCCGGCTTCAGCCGGCGGCAGCTTTCCGAGCTGGAGGAGATGGCGAAGTCGTTCGGCGCGGGCGGGCTGGCCTGGGCCGCCTTCAGCGCAGACGGGGTCCGCTCGTCGTTCGCCCGCAACCTGGGTGAGGGCGAGATCGACGCCATCCGGGCGGCTGGCAAGATCGGCGATGGCGACCTGCTCCTGGTGGTGGCCGGCGACTACGCGATGGCCTGCAACGTGCTCGGTCGGCTGCGCAACGAGCTTGGCGCGCGCCTCGGGCTGATCGACGAGTCGCGGATGGCCTACGGCTTTATCACCGAGTTCCCCTACTTCGAGGCGGACGACAACGGCGGCGTGACGTTCGTCCACCATCCGTTCACGATGCCCTGGGAAGAGGACATCCCCTTCATCGAGTCGGATCCGCTGCGGGTCCGCGCCAAGGCGTACGACCTGATCGCGAACGGCTTCGAGCTGGCGAGCGGCAGCATCCGGATCCACCGCCAGGACATCCAGCAGGCGGTCTTCCGGGCGCTCGGTCTCAACGCCGAGCAGATCGAGACGCGGTTCGGGCACATGCTCCGCGCGTTCGAGCTTGGCGCGCCGCCGCACGGCGGCATCGCGCCCGGTATCGACCGGCTGGTGATGCTGCTGGCCCGCGAGCGCAGCATCCGCGAGGTGATCGCCTTCCCGAAGAACCAGAGCGCCGCGGACCTGATGATGGGCGCGCCGTCGCCCGTCGAGGAGACGCAGCTTCGGGATCTCGGGCTGGCCCTGCGGCCTCAATCCGGCCGGTAG
- a CDS encoding CvpA family protein: MPLPANAATLVDLLVLIVVGVYVLEDVRFGFLHGLVELAGLLVALLAALLLYPAASGWLVEQFGLGYGLAKPLGFGLVWTVTGFVYGLTVRRVAASSVRDIGGSTAGRALGLVTGLMRGVLVGMLTLSIVSALPLPDPITDAVRDSQLGSRLAARAENVQRALGGVVGDAVQESIAILTVRPESSERVSLSFKVAEPRIDPDAEAQMLALLNRARAENGLEPVVLDPTIREVARGYSVTMFQQGYFAHVGTDGSSPFDRMRAGGVSFRAAGENLALAPTVQVAHDGLMNSPGHRANILNGRYKRIGIGVADGGMHGKMFTQNFAD, encoded by the coding sequence ATGCCGCTGCCTGCAAACGCTGCCACCCTCGTCGATCTGCTGGTGCTGATTGTGGTCGGCGTCTACGTGCTGGAGGACGTCCGCTTCGGCTTCCTGCACGGGCTGGTGGAGCTGGCAGGGCTGCTGGTGGCGTTGCTGGCCGCGCTGCTGCTCTACCCTGCTGCGTCTGGCTGGCTGGTCGAGCAGTTCGGGCTGGGGTACGGTCTCGCCAAGCCGCTCGGCTTTGGGCTGGTCTGGACCGTGACCGGCTTCGTCTACGGCCTGACCGTCCGCCGGGTCGCCGCGTCCTCGGTGCGGGACATCGGCGGCTCGACGGCCGGACGGGCGCTCGGCCTCGTCACCGGGCTGATGCGCGGTGTCCTGGTCGGCATGCTCACGCTGTCGATCGTCTCGGCGCTGCCACTGCCCGACCCGATCACCGACGCCGTGCGGGACTCACAGCTCGGCTCGCGGCTGGCGGCCCGGGCCGAGAACGTGCAGCGGGCGCTCGGCGGCGTGGTCGGGGACGCCGTGCAGGAGTCCATCGCGATCCTGACCGTGCGGCCAGAGTCATCCGAGCGGGTGTCGCTCTCGTTCAAGGTGGCCGAGCCGCGCATCGACCCCGACGCCGAGGCCCAGATGCTGGCGCTGCTCAACCGCGCCCGCGCCGAGAACGGGCTGGAACCGGTCGTGCTGGACCCGACCATCCGTGAGGTCGCGCGGGGCTACTCGGTGACGATGTTTCAGCAGGGCTACTTCGCGCACGTGGGCACGGACGGCTCATCGCCCTTCGACCGGATGCGGGCCGGCGGGGTCAGCTTCCGGGCAGCAGGGGAGAACCTGGCGCTCGCGCCGACGGTCCAGGTGGCCCACGACGGCCTGATGAACAGCCCCGGCCACCGCGCGAACATCCTGAACGGTCGGTACAAGCGCATCGGCATCGGCGTGGCGGACGGCGGCATGCACGGCAAGATGTTCACCCAGAACTTCGCCGACTGA
- the hemW gene encoding radical SAM family heme chaperone HemW, translated as MSQEPAPESQRLSPDASAGLYVHFPYCVSICNYCDFDRQATGFSAIPRYVLAVAQEIRAQRRRPVHSVFFGGGTPSLMMPEQCATILTAAAETFDLTPACEITLEANPGECTVERLSGFREVGVNRLSIGVQSLDDATLLALSRRHTADEARAAVAAARAAGFDNLSLDFMLGLAGMTVNTWLATLDAALEPRPEHLSCYVLTVDERVPMGRDVARGTLLLPPDDEIAEQYLATGRRLAEAGFAQYEVSNWSLPGRESRHNLTYWRDEPYIGVGAGAAGWVDGVRTKNTPSPKRYMASVAAGNVEHVEDERPDTLTQLGDALAVGLRLREGIDLDETGRRLGVDVRAATAPVLDELLEANCLEWMPNGRLRVQEDSILVTSELLVRLEGSLAGYRARQARPRDADPLVVAHP; from the coding sequence GTGAGCCAGGAACCCGCCCCTGAATCCCAGCGCCTGTCACCCGACGCCTCGGCCGGGCTGTACGTCCATTTTCCGTACTGCGTCTCGATCTGCAACTACTGCGACTTCGACCGGCAGGCGACGGGCTTCTCCGCGATCCCGCGCTACGTCCTGGCCGTGGCGCAGGAGATCCGCGCTCAGCGGCGACGGCCCGTCCACTCGGTCTTCTTCGGCGGCGGCACGCCCAGCCTGATGATGCCCGAGCAGTGTGCCACGATCCTGACGGCCGCCGCCGAGACGTTCGACCTGACCCCCGCGTGCGAGATCACCCTGGAGGCCAATCCCGGCGAGTGTACCGTCGAGCGGCTGAGCGGGTTCCGTGAGGTCGGCGTCAACCGCCTGAGCATCGGCGTGCAGAGCCTGGACGACGCGACGCTGCTGGCCCTCAGCCGGCGGCACACGGCTGATGAGGCTCGCGCGGCCGTCGCGGCGGCCCGTGCGGCCGGCTTCGACAACCTCAGCCTGGACTTCATGCTCGGATTGGCGGGCATGACGGTCAACACATGGCTCGCGACCCTCGACGCGGCCCTGGAGCCGCGGCCGGAACACCTCTCCTGCTACGTCCTGACGGTTGACGAGCGGGTGCCGATGGGCCGCGACGTGGCGCGGGGCACGCTGCTGCTGCCGCCTGACGACGAGATCGCGGAGCAGTACCTTGCCACCGGCCGCCGATTGGCCGAGGCCGGCTTCGCCCAGTACGAGGTCTCCAACTGGTCGCTGCCGGGCCGCGAGAGTCGGCATAACCTGACCTACTGGCGTGATGAACCGTACATCGGCGTCGGGGCGGGGGCGGCTGGCTGGGTTGACGGCGTCCGGACCAAGAACACGCCCTCGCCGAAGCGGTATATGGCGTCGGTGGCAGCGGGCAACGTCGAGCACGTCGAGGACGAGCGGCCGGACACGCTGACGCAGCTTGGCGATGCGCTGGCGGTCGGGCTGCGGCTCCGCGAGGGGATCGACCTCGATGAGACGGGCCGGCGCCTCGGCGTGGACGTGCGCGCGGCGACGGCCCCAGTGCTCGACGAGCTGCTGGAGGCCAACTGCCTGGAGTGGATGCCGAACGGTCGCCTGCGCGTGCAGGAGGACAGCATCCTGGTGACCAGCGAGTTGCTGGTGCGGCTCGAAGGCTCGCTTGCCGGCTACCGTGCCCGGCAGGCCCGCCCTCGCGACGCCGACCCGCTAGTAGTCGCGCACCCGTAG
- a CDS encoding AAA family ATPase, whose amino-acid sequence MVGLPCSGKTTLARQLEARYSALRLTPDEWHIRLFGHDYGDGMSESDEAEHDARHDAVEALMWDVAARVLVLGVDVILDFGCWVRSQREEFRSRARALGVDFELHFASASEDELLERLRSRNAAAPESTFSIPESNLMEWVRIFEPPSAEELDVSKDR is encoded by the coding sequence ATGGTCGGTTTGCCGTGTAGCGGCAAGACCACGCTGGCTCGGCAGCTTGAGGCGAGATACTCCGCGCTTCGGCTGACTCCCGACGAATGGCACATCAGGCTTTTCGGGCATGACTACGGCGACGGCATGTCGGAGTCCGACGAAGCCGAGCATGACGCACGACATGATGCGGTGGAAGCGCTCATGTGGGACGTGGCAGCGCGAGTTCTGGTGCTCGGGGTGGATGTCATCCTGGATTTCGGATGCTGGGTCCGCAGTCAACGAGAGGAGTTCCGGTCCCGGGCCAGAGCGCTCGGGGTCGACTTCGAGCTGCACTTCGCCTCTGCCTCGGAGGACGAGTTGTTGGAACGACTCAGGTCGAGGAATGCGGCGGCTCCCGAGAGCACGTTCTCGATTCCCGAATCAAATCTCATGGAGTGGGTGCGGATCTTCGAGCCTCCATCAGCGGAGGAGCTTGACGTCTCGAAAGATCGCTAG
- a CDS encoding 50S ribosomal protein L25, with protein sequence MSNFELRAEPRSVVGKKVRFLRRQGVVPANVYGQSASTPVQVGAKDVEQTIRRAGRTHLVSLSVGSEKTTVLVKDWQRHPYKGELLHVDFVRVAMNQTMRIDVPVRLVGEAPAVKTLGGMALQSHATVNVECLPADLPEAIEVDITGLAEIDASIYVRDLTAPQGVTILTDGDDLVVKIMAPTVEVEEAAEAPVTAEIGEGAEAEGESE encoded by the coding sequence ATGAGCAATTTCGAACTACGGGCCGAGCCGCGCTCCGTCGTCGGGAAGAAGGTTCGTTTCCTTCGCCGGCAGGGTGTGGTCCCGGCAAACGTCTACGGTCAGTCAGCTTCCACCCCGGTGCAGGTCGGCGCCAAGGATGTCGAGCAGACGATCCGCCGGGCTGGCCGCACCCATCTGGTGTCCCTGTCTGTGGGCAGCGAGAAGACGACCGTCCTGGTCAAGGACTGGCAGCGCCACCCCTACAAGGGTGAGTTGTTGCATGTGGACTTTGTCCGCGTGGCGATGAACCAGACGATGCGTATCGACGTGCCGGTGCGGCTGGTGGGCGAGGCCCCGGCCGTGAAGACGCTGGGCGGCATGGCGCTCCAGTCGCACGCGACGGTCAACGTCGAGTGCCTGCCGGCCGATCTGCCGGAGGCCATCGAGGTGGACATCACCGGGCTGGCCGAGATCGACGCCAGCATCTACGTTCGCGACCTGACCGCTCCGCAGGGCGTCACGATTCTCACCGACGGCGACGACCTCGTCGTCAAGATCATGGCCCCGACCGTCGAGGTCGAGGAGGCCGCCGAGGCTCCCGTCACCGCCGAGATCGGAGAGGGCGCTGAGGCCGAGGGCGAGTCCGAGTAG